Genomic DNA from Setaria italica strain Yugu1 chromosome V, Setaria_italica_v2.0, whole genome shotgun sequence:
GGgagaactatttttttttagTTCAATGTAGCTTTTTTAACCTCTAGTTCATGAATGGTATCTGGTATCAGATACATTCAAGACGAAGGTATAATTGGATGAGACTTAAGACAAGCAACGAACCAGATAAAGACGAAGATCAACAGGCTCAGAAAGAGCCttagccgatcggcctagggtcctctaTCCCCCATTCATGCTCATTCTTAGcgagcactcctccaagaagacttAGGGACtaagtttcacaagatatggcaagttCACTTCGGGATAAAAAATGGAAGCAAGCAGGACTTTGGAAAGATATCAAGATCCATACTTATCCCGAGGCTATCGACGTGCCAAGCAcgcatgcaagtaaaaataaatTTCCTAAACACCAAAGAAGACTTGGCAACGAAGCTGAACGCGAGGGGGTAGAAGGAAGGGTCAGGCTGATCAGTCTGtacccctaggccgatcggcccaacCCTTTCCTTCGCTCGTTTGCCTTTCAATTTAAGGCCGATCAGCCCAACCCTTTTCTTCGCCCGTTTGCCTTTCAATTTAAACCACGGGTCCttcagactataaataccccgatATTTCATCGAGCACGGGGATTGGAGATCAGATTTGAAGCAGAAGGAGCCGAAGGACTCGAGGGACAACCATCTACAGAAAGTTGAGGACCGTACAGTTATCTGGAGGCTAACTTAGGTTAGGCTCTGGCCGGCACCATCCAGTGGTGGAGCTTCACTTGAAATTTAGAGAGGGCCACCTCCATTCTTAAACTCTAATTATCCTTAGATTGGTGAAGTCATACAAAACGGGTTAAATAAAACAGCTTCACCCAATAAATCCACATGAAGCACCAAAACAGCTTACTACACTAtagaggaggaggggaaaaaaccTTTTACGggtttctcctccctctccaagcattaaaCTGTTCTTAAAATTGCCACATTACCACTAATACCTATTTTACCAAAGAAATAATAGCTTCGTCTTAACAAAATAGTTGCTTCACCGTTGAAGCCAAATCCAAATTTAGAGGACCCGGAGCCCCACAAAACAGTCCCTAAATTCTAGATCAAGGAAATGTGATGGATCTAAGAATAACTTTGTTTATTTGGTGAAAAATCTAAGGTCATGTTCGGAAAATGGAGCGTCGATGAATTCGAGGGATTAGTTCAAATTTCACACTTAATCATGAGAATTCTCGGATCCTAATCCCTCATCCAAACGGGCTACTAATAGTTGGTCAACATCTCACAAGTTTAACAGCAGGGATTGAAAACCACACCGACGTGCAGCATGGATGTTCAGTTTGAGCTTGCCTGATGCTGGTGGAACAGCCTGTAGTCCCGTGCAGAAGTTGTCATCAATGATGTAAACTGAGCACCCACCTGGAAAGACTGCACAACCAGGCATTCGCATGGGCTCTCATGGCGACCGGGACGCCAAGAATATCTCCTGATCTGGATCCTCTGTGCGCAGCAAGAGCTGGAGCTCACTGCACTGCTGGAACACTGCTGATAACAGGGACGGGCACCAGCATGGGGACGTCCAACTACTCCATGTCTCCATCCCTGGAGCTCATTGATCCAATAAAACCTTGTAACTACACGGAGTGCTATTAATCAACTCGAACAATGGCACATGTAAAAAGAATCAAAGTGAAACTGTGTGTTAGAAGAAGATCATGAGTTCACGGGGAGGGATGTGCGGGGAAGAAAGTgaaaaggggagggggaggggaaggggagggggagaggagggcggACCTCGCCGACGAGGTGGAGGGTGGTGGCGGAGAGGAGAGCGGAGGGACACGTGGGGGAGAGAGTGatgtgtgcatttttttttcttttaccgcGTGCGAAGGATAAGGTCATGCGGGCCTGGGGAGCAGGGACGGAGGGGCTCTTGCCGATTGGGAGAGTCCTCTCCCCTGCTTGTGTTCCTTTATTGAATAACTAACATTCTTTTATCACATCAACGAGCATCGGTCTGCCTATCAGCATCGACCTGCCTGTCATTGAGTGTAGCATGAAGAGAAGCAGCTGGTGCTAAACAAACGCAGAAAATCACAGGTCAAAATTCAGGTTCGATTCAAGGTAAGCCGTCTTTGTCgtcccttctccttttcttcttcttctgtacAAGCATTGGGGCAGCTGTGCAGTGGAATCAGCAGAGACGACCGAACAAGCACTTGCAACAACCTCCAATGATTTGGTGCACGTAAAATAAGAACAACCGAACAAGCTCCTAGCTAGTTTGTTTATTAAAGTAGTCAGGCAAAGTGGAGTTTACAACTGCCGTAGCATTCAGCAGGTACTGACGAAGTACACCAACGGACAGGTCACAGATGTGCCGCGCATGGCTTCATGATATCCAAAAACCTGAACTCGTGTTCCTATGAAAAAAGCCTGAACTTGTTATTACCGCAGCTTGAAACTAGTCCTCCTGCTTCTGACAGCAACTTATATATACACAAATGACATGACCCATCTTGATTCGTGATGCATATATGAATATTGCCTTTAATTTGGGGATGCAGAATACATTCGAATTCCGCGCGCATTTTAGATTTCATCACAGCATTGAGACGGATTGTACCACAAATACCAGCAGATTCCTGTGAGGATGTGCTGAATGCATCGTACCTGTTGTTCCTACATGCAGCTGTACTGGAAGGGAGGGAGCGATAAGGGTcgccgcgcaggcgcagcagATCCAATGACGGGACGCGGCAACCGAAACGGAACCACGTCGCCTCGCCTGCCCATCATCTCGCGCAGGTGAAACCCCCTGCTCGCCTGCCGACACACATCACCGTGCCTGCACAGCGAGGTAAAATATTCTGCCCCTCAACTCCGGCGGCGCGACGAAGTGTTCTTCGTCTCTCATTTATCCATCTCCGGTGAACATAAACATTACAGTGGCAATCCTGCAATACGGGAGAACTCCATGGCGTCTTGTACAACAAAGGATATGATACCCAGCCGCTTTCTCTAAAGCTCCATCACTCTTTTAAGCCCGTCAGCCCCCAACTCGCAGAGGACATCCATCATCACTCATCGGAGGAGCAGAATCTGTTCGTCTCTTCCCCGAGAGGGCAACCTACCACACTAGCTAAGTAGCTACCGAAATGATGCTctccggcggccgccaccgcggcctgGTCCTGCCGTGTCTCGCCGTGGtggccgcgctggccgccgccccgcgcggcgCCGACGCGTACAAGAACTACACCGTCGGCGACGACAAGGGCTGGTACGACGGCCTCACCCTCCCCGGGGTCGACTACCAGGCGTGGGCCGACGGCATCAAGAACTTCAGCCTCGGCGATTTCCTCAGTGAGTAAAAACCCTGCACCTGCTCTGTTGCTGGTGATCTTTAAGTAGTTAATCGTAGCTAACTGCCTACTGATTTGGGCAGCGAGGCGACCCATGCATGATCCTTTTAGCTAGGCCTAGTTCAGTTCTGCTTTGCCAAGGCCTGGGGATTTGTTCATTTTCGGTGCTTGTCGTGGTGGTCGATGCATCGAGAGCAGTCGCCTTCCTCCATTTCCTGATGCACATGGCCTCCATTTCCTGATCATTTTCAGCTTATCAATCACCATCACAAacagaaccaaaaaaaaaaactggtgtGGATCGGATTAGTTGTCTAATCAAGGTGGTAAACTGCTAATCGCCATTTCAGCCTCCATGCATGTGATTGCAGTTGCTATAGTGTACTTTATTTGCTGTCGTTTCACGTTACAAGAACATGGCCAAAGCGCATTATGGTATACCGCCATGATATGATCTTGTTGGAACCTGAAGACTACTGCGTACTCTGTAATTATCAGTTACCACATCACTGCAATTATCAGTTACACATCTGCTTATCCAACTGCATAATCAATCTCGTCTCATGACAAATCAACGAACAATCATgcgaaaaaaaaatctgattgATGACGCGACTAACCCTGTCGAATTTTCCTTCTCCCTTTAATCAATGTTTCTTCTCTGCGTGCTGCGTGCAGTCTTCAACACGGACAAGAACCACTCGGTGGTGCAGACGCGGAACGCGACGCTGTTCAAGAGCTGCGACTACAACGACTCGGGCCCCGACGACACCGTCGAgtggtccgccgccgcgccggagttCAGCAAGGacgccgtcaccgtcgccgtGCCGCTCCTCAGGGAGGGCCGCACCTACTTCTTCTCGGGCAACTACGACGGCGAGCAGTGCGAGAACGGCCAGGGCTTCGCCATCGACGTGGCGCACGGCCAGGGCCTGCCGCCGGACCTcaggccgcccgccgccgacgcgcccgCGCCCTCGGCGAAgcccgccgacggcgccgccgtgctcgaCTTCAGCCACCCCAAGAACGTCACCACGCCCAGCGCGTCCGACGGCGACCTGAGCGGCGACGATACCACCTCGGGCTCAAGCCGGACTCTGGCCAGGATCTGTCTGGCCGTGATGCCGCTGGTCACCGCGCTCTTTGCGGTGTAAGCAGGCGAGTGCATCTCGCACATGCCTGGACTATGAGATTTGTTGTTGTAATTTATCTGTAATATGGCTAGTCAAGTAGTAGCAGGGTGTTCACAGGTTTATTAGTTAGTGAAATGCTTTTGATTGTATAGTGTGCCATTTCTTCGATTTGTATGGGGTGATGACAACAATAATAATAGCAATTCCATTCTTTGGATCGAGCCTTGTCTTCTCATGGAGttctgctggcctgctgcttcAGCCTTCAGCTAGCTCAGGGTCAAAGGCCTTTAATAAGTAAGATTGCAATCATAAGATGTTAAACATAAAAAATTCACAAAAGTAGATTTATTACTATAGTTACTGAATCAGGCCCTCAATCACGTCATTAGAGACGTAAAATTGCGAGACAAAATCGTTGATTTGACAAAGACGCTGATATCTAGAAATGGTGTTGAGAAAATGCTTACGGTTCACAGCTACACGCAGGGGGCGGAGCCAGCTCTGTTCCATGCTTTCACCGGACAGCAATGAAATACTGCAAGTTCCGTTGCAAATTAGGGTTCATGAATGAAGACTATGCATCATTCAATGGGGATGGCAGCAATGAATTTTGAGCCTGGATCCGCCCTTGGCTACACAAACTATTCATATTATTTGGTCAAATATTCTATAGCATGTTAACTTAGATTGGCAAACCTATATCTGGATTCAAGGTGAACAGGATATGGATGAAGGAATTGTGTGTGTTTCACTTTCACGCAACTATATATAGTTATTATGTTAAATCTTTTGAAAACGTTACTATAAATATTCAATCGCGTTATTTTTAGTTACATCAAACAATTGTTTTTACAAGGATTTTAAATAATTCCTCGGTCAAATAAGTGATATCCTCTAGGTGAGTTTAAAAAATTAGTACTTGTTTTTTAGATAAAAGAATAGCTCAATATACTGGGTCTACATAACAATGTTATACTGTATATTCAGCCTTTATTACAAAACGGACCACGAAAGGGTAGCATAGCGAAAAAGATTATAGTGTTTTGATAATGAAATAGATTAACACTTAGCCTGCTGTGTCATTGTATATTGGCACTACACAAGTTATCTGAAGCTGAACAAATTGATCAAATACTACTAGTATTGATCACCTTTTGGTTTACTTAGTATTCAAGTATGTTTGAATTTGTATTAATTTCTTTTAAACTCACAAATACAGTTGCGTCACGAGTGTGATCACAATTCATCACAGCTTCAGTTGTACAAGCAGAGGAAACACCATAGCACAGCACGAGCGGGCTAAATAAGCTACAAATGAGCCCACTTTCCTCTGGCGCTGCAGGCCGGAGTTGGGCTAGAAAGCCAACAGCGGGCCGGCGTTTCCATTTTTTTCAATTGGGTGCGACAAGCTTTTAGTGGGCTGGACCAACTTAACTCCGAAATTTCTTTTGGATGTGTCATCATCGAAAATGGGTTGGTTTTTTTAAGAGGAAAGAATCATATTTACCTCCATGGATAGGCCAAGTCCGTGTTTTCTCCGCGATTCAAAAACCGTTCATTCCGACTCCTCGTACTCCCAATGCCGGACGCATGACCTCCCTGACTAAGATCCACCCGGATTTTGTCCAACCTGGCACCAGGCCACTCATCCTACGTGGCAACCTGTTCGAAGGCCCCACATGTCAGGCTCCCTCCCATCTCTTGGCTACACTCACAGATTGCTTGCCATCGAGGTGGCAGCCACGGCAAGTGCAGAAACAAGATGGCGAGCGCGGCAAGTGCGGCGCGGGCCAGACACCTCTTCGCTCCCGGACCTGCTGTTGCTGTGCACCGTCGTGGGGGCATCGGCAGTGCGCTGGACCGGTGCGGCGTGGATGAGGGGCATCAGACTCTGCCTTCTCTACCTCGTCGTGGTCATCTTCCTAGGCTCGCACCAGCCACTAGGGTGGCCACAGGCACAAGCATCGATTAGCCTCTCGATCTCTCGTTCATGTCACCGGCGTGCCGTCTGGTGACTTTTGCTAGCTTCCGGTGGATGGCGTCATGGTAGATGCTGGGGATCAGGATTCAGCAACCCATGAACGGCCCCGGAGTTTTCTCCCGGCAGTTTTTTCATGGATAATTTTGCTGAAGAAATTTCAGAGACTAGATGCCCAAAGTCAAGAAATTGACACCAAATTCAGAGCTAGAATCCATACAAAACAAAATTTGCTTATGCACAAGCGTAGCTAGGCTGCAAAATCTTTCGCGAACAAATTTCTACCGCACATTGCTCCAATTTGTGCTCTGACGTGGATGTGGACGGGGGACCTGTATGCTGCGAAGTTGGCACTGGAGATTGTGTAGCAGGTGGGCACTAGAAGCCTACATGCTCACCGTGTGCAAGCTTCGCACGAGCAGCCGGACCTTGCATCCGTTCGACTCTACCTAAcagtggtaatggatcatgactCTCGTGTTttttcacaatccaactcagttCTACCTAATTTTTAagctcaaaatcatatattattatgcTCGACCCTTATGTAGCCCGatgctaggctaaattagagggccATTTATCACCCCCTAACTCTACCTCCGCGTGGAGTGCTACGACCGTGATGATCGCCGTAGTGCCGATGTCTGCGAGCCCAGCTAGCCCTGAAGAGGTGAGGATGGCCCTGCGCTAGCCGCTGGCATGGCCTCCGTGCCCCCGCGACCAGGGAAGAGGCAAAGAGGTGGGGAGGATGCCAATTGCCGGCCACCCTCTATCCCATCGATTTTGGGGAAGAAGGAGGAAACAATTTGATGCCGGCCTCACTGCAGTTGTTGCTCTACTTGATGTCCCGATCCACGTGCCACAAGCCAAGCTCGCCGTGGAGGGGGCACCACATCGACCATGGCAGAGATCGGCACGACGAATGCGCTCAATTTTGAGCTGCTGGAGGGAAGAAGAGGATTATGGTGGGCCTGTGCCACGTCGGATAAGTGGCGTGGAGTTGATGTGGAGCCAGCTCGGACAAAACCGGTGTGAATTGGGGTATGGGTGGCCCTGTATCCGGTTTCGGGAGTTTGAGGAGTCAAAATAGATGGTTTTGTAGTCGCGGGAGAAAATGCGAACATTACAGTCGGGCCCTCACTGCCGAACATTATTATATACTTGGGCCAGCAGTCCAGACCTAAAAGCCGCGAGCCCATTGCTCGGCCCAACACCACCCGCTTCGCCAAACACGAACAGCAAAGCGCACCAAACCTTAAAACCGACGGAAAGAGAAGACCCACATCATCGTTcactctccccctctccctccgcctccgctcccgcTCCCACCCATCCCAGAtcccgatccgccgccgcctcctcccccccgGGCCAGATCCAGCCACCACCTTCCCACAGCGGatccgccggccgcctcggccgcggccgccgccatggagaAGCCATGCTCTCTCCTGGTCCACTTCGACAAGGGCTCGGCCGCGATGGCCAACGAGATCAAGGCGGATctggagggcggcgacggcccCGCCAAGGCCGACGCCATGCGCCGCGCCATCTCCCTCCTGCTCAACGGCGAGACGCTCCCGCAGCTCTTCATCACCATCGTCCGCTACGTGCTCCCCTCCGAGGACCACACCGTCCagaagctcctcctcctctacctcgAGATCATCGACCGCCGCgaccccgccggccgcgccctgcCGGAGATGATCCTCATCTGCCAGAACCTCCGCAACAACCTCCAGAGCCCCAACGAGTACATCCGCGGCGTCACGCTGCGGTTCCTCTGCAGGCTCTCCGAGCCCGAGGTGCTCGAGCCGCTCGTGCCGTCCGTGCTCTCCAACCTCGAGCACAGGCACCACTTCATCCGGAGGCACGCCGTCTCCGCGGTCTCCGCGATCTACCGGCTCCCGCACGGggaccagctcatccccgacgCGCCGGAGCTCGTCGAGCGGTTGCTCGCGTCTGAGCAGGACGCGTCCGCCCGGAGGAACGCATTCCTCATGCTCTGTGCGTGCGCGCAGGAGCGTGCCGTCGCCTACCTGCTCTCCAACGCCGACCGCGTTACCGAGTGGCCCGATCTGCTGCAGATGGCCGTCCTGGATCTCATCCGCAAGGTCTGCCGATCCCAGAACCGCGCCAACAAGGGCAGGTATATCACCATCATTACCTCGCTGCTCTCCGCGCCAAGCACAGCGGTTGTTTATGAATGTGCTGGCGCGCTGGTGTCGCTCTCGTCAGCACCCACGGCCGTGCGAGCTGCCGCCAACACATACTGTCAGCTGCTCTCGTCGCAGAGTGACAACAATGTGAAGCTCATTCTACTGGATCGCCTCTATGAGCTTCGTACCTCGCACAGGGATGTCATGGTTGGGGTGGTGATGGATGTGCTTCGTGCGCTCGCCAGCCCCAATCTCGATGTCAAGAGGAAGGTGCTTGATTTGGTGCTTGATCTGCTCACCCCGCGTAATGTCGAGGAGGTTGTGCTTTCCCTCAAGAAGGAGGTGGTCAAGACACAGGCAGGAGACCTCGAGAAGGGTGGCGAGTACCGCCAGATGCTGGTTCAGACCATTCATGCCTGTGCTGTTGAGTACCCAGAAGTGGCTGGATCCGTTGTGCACCTCCTTATGGATTTCCTTGGTGACACCAATGTTGCTGCAGCAGTTGATGTTGTGTTGTTTGTGCGTGAGATCATTGAGACAAATCCGAAGCTCCGTGTTTCCATGATCCAGAGGCTGATTGATACATTCTATCAGATCCGGGCATCACGTGTCTGCTCATGCGCTCTCTGGATCCTTGGAGAGTACTCCCTCTCTCTATCAGAGGTTGAAAGCGCCATTGCCACCATTAAGCAATGCCTTGGGGATCTGCCATTTTACACTGTCTCTGATGAGGGGGACACCACTGATTCTGCCAAGCCAGCTCAGGCGGTTGTGAACTCTGTCACTGTATCTTCCAGGCGGCCTGTTGTTCTTGCAGATGGCACTTATGCCACACAGAGTGCTGCCACTGAGACCATTTCAACTCCATCAGTTGCTCCTGGGTCATTATCTTCAACCCTGAACCTCAGATCACTCATTCTGTCAGGCGATTTCTTCCTGGCTGCTGTTGTTGCATGTACCCTGACCAAGCTTGTACTGAGGCTTGAGGAGGTGCAGCCATCGAAGGTTGAAGCAAACAAGGCTTGCACTGGAGCTTTGTTGATCATGACATCCATTCTGCAGCTGGGCCAGTCCTCTTACCTTCCCCACCCGA
This window encodes:
- the LOC101767733 gene encoding uncharacterized protein LOC101767733; translated protein: MMLSGGRHRGLVLPCLAVVAALAAAPRGADAYKNYTVGDDKGWYDGLTLPGVDYQAWADGIKNFSLGDFLIFNTDKNHSVVQTRNATLFKSCDYNDSGPDDTVEWSAAAPEFSKDAVTVAVPLLREGRTYFFSGNYDGEQCENGQGFAIDVAHGQGLPPDLRPPAADAPAPSAKPADGAAVLDFSHPKNVTTPSASDGDLSGDDTTSGSSRTLARICLAVMPLVTALFAV
- the LOC101768553 gene encoding coatomer subunit beta-2, which produces MEKPCSLLVHFDKGSAAMANEIKADLEGGDGPAKADAMRRAISLLLNGETLPQLFITIVRYVLPSEDHTVQKLLLLYLEIIDRRDPAGRALPEMILICQNLRNNLQSPNEYIRGVTLRFLCRLSEPEVLEPLVPSVLSNLEHRHHFIRRHAVSAVSAIYRLPHGDQLIPDAPELVERLLASEQDASARRNAFLMLCACAQERAVAYLLSNADRVTEWPDLLQMAVLDLIRKVCRSQNRANKGRYITIITSLLSAPSTAVVYECAGALVSLSSAPTAVRAAANTYCQLLSSQSDNNVKLILLDRLYELRTSHRDVMVGVVMDVLRALASPNLDVKRKVLDLVLDLLTPRNVEEVVLSLKKEVVKTQAGDLEKGGEYRQMLVQTIHACAVEYPEVAGSVVHLLMDFLGDTNVAAAVDVVLFVREIIETNPKLRVSMIQRLIDTFYQIRASRVCSCALWILGEYSLSLSEVESAIATIKQCLGDLPFYTVSDEGDTTDSAKPAQAVVNSVTVSSRRPVVLADGTYATQSAATETISTPSVAPGSLSSTLNLRSLILSGDFFLAAVVACTLTKLVLRLEEVQPSKVEANKACTGALLIMTSILQLGQSSYLPHPIDNDSYDRIVLCVRLLCNTGDDVRKIWLQSCRQSFAKMLAEKQFRETEEMKAKAQISHAQPDDLIDFYHLKSRRGMSQLELEDEVHDDLKAATGGFTKDADDANKLNRILQLTGFSDPVYAEAFVTVHHYDIVLDVTVINRTKETLQNLCLELATMGDLKLVDRPQNYTLAPESSKQIRANIKVSSTETGVIFGNIVYETSNVMERSVVVLNDIHIDIMDYISPATCADVTFRNMWAEFEWENKVAVNTVIQDEKEFLNHIIKSTNMKCLTPPSALDGECGFLAANLYAKSVFGEDALVNISIEKQLDGKLSGYIRIRSKTQGIALSLGDKITLKQKGGS